The Triticum aestivum cultivar Chinese Spring chromosome 6D, IWGSC CS RefSeq v2.1, whole genome shotgun sequence genomic sequence TTGAAACAATCTGATTGGAGCAGCATCCTAGACGCACCATCAAACTTTAGACCTAACTCCTGGTCGAATACAAGCAACTCCAACAGTTTCTGTAAACCTTAAGTAACTATTGTTTATGGGAAGTTCAGGCAAAAAAATGCTCTCTAACAGCTACCGTAAACCCGATTTTTTAATAGGATCCCTTAAGAACATCCCCACCTTCCCACAACTATACATGAAGATAGCCCTTCCCGTATAATTTGGCGGGTAGAAAACCGCCTGAAAGTTCTGGACGTGTGTCGTACGCCGAGCCGGCCGCGCCAGCGCCAGGACGGCCTCCTCCGCTGCCCCGCCTCACCGCACCGGTCGCTACCACAAGGCCGCGGCGCCTCCCCTATCGCCCCGCCTCACCGATCTGGCTGCTCCGGCGGCCGTCACCACACCTCCCATCATTGTGGCACTAACTTATGTGCCTCGGTAAACTAGTTTTCTAGCAACTTCTAGTAAGTCACACGATCACCCCATAAAATCACATTTATAGAAAAGTTTTTACAGAagctgttggagttgctcttaccatctttttttcatgataatacgtgtctcatttatagaATAAAGATCAAGTTAGAAGGCACGTAAACACCAACCTTACATGACTGAAAAGATGGGAAAATCTTATGCAAAATACCAGCGTCTGTCCCTCTCCTTCGACACCACCGAAACCGAAGTGGCCACCAAAGGGTAAGAAGACAGATCGCCTTTTCAcccaagctcgacgcggctccatcgccgatcagcagctttacggacctccaaagtagtttgccAGAAGGAAAACCATAGCCATTGAAAGAATCAGACCAgggcaacatgtccccggacacACCATCGAACTTTAGAACTGACACCCCCGCATGACGAcgacgtcggaggaggaaaccagaACTGTCGGCCTCCAACCACAGACCCAGCACAAGATGCTCCATCTTCCATCTGTCACTTGCGTAGACAACTGTTGGCGCGCACTCCTGAAcgacaaaacctccctgctccaccatgacgtTGGAGACAACGCCACAACAATGGGGACAGAGCAGAATGAGAGATACACCTgatggagtcgccgccgccgcctcgccaacaTCATCCATGAACCCTAACGTTGCCAATCTGAAGGATCGGCAGAcacacgatgccatcaactccAAGACGTCGCCATGAAGGGCATCGCCAGTGTAGGTGTGAAGCTGAGGCGGATTTATTCGTCCGGGCGCCGCTACCACCACCTCAACAACGCACCACGACCTATAAATCCAAAACCTAACTTAACGGCCATGTGACGCGTCATTACGAATCGTATGTTGCGCTCCTACGACCTACGTACCTACGTACGACTGCCCCGGCCGCCGTGTTTCGATCCCGTGGccgatgcatgcatgcaaccacgATCTGATCTGATACCAATCGATCCCAACATGTACGTACGTGGAGGGATTATTTCTGCCGTGTCATACTAATTCCTTGCAAGGTTTCTTGGGTTGCACACATGCGCCGCCGCGTTAGTTACGTTAAGATTAATGTGACACGTACCCTTGTACCATGGCGGGAGGAGTTAACGTTAGGTGTTAAAAACTTCATTTCCTCGCCACAAAGCTGTTAAACCCTCATGGTCATAGCCGTCGCGAGTACAGGTCCACCGCCAACTTATTGCACATCCTGGACGATCGACCTGATGATGAGGGTTAAGCAACACTGTATGCACAGTGTGTGCGTGCTCCTAATTTGTTACCTATTTAATGTGAGTGAGTGAGATCGATGTGTGACGAGATGCTCAACAAGGCCGCAGCACAGTGTCCACATGCCGTTCCATCAATAGGCACAGCTGCCAGTGAAACTAACCCGCCGACGACGAGCTTAGCGCCGGCCGCGCGCACTGTTAACGAGATACAGAATCTCTTGGAGCAAGCTGGTCGATCGATCGGTTTGTATATGCATTTCGCGCTGcacccatgcatatgcatgctcgtCAAATCAAATCGCGATGCATGTGAGGCAATTAATCCAACAGGTGACAAGCGCATATGTGACCGCTTACTTGTGAGTGCTGGTATTATTCCAGCTGAACGATGCTCCGGCGTAGCTTCCAGGCTCCAACAACCTATCTACATGTACATGTGCAATGGAATTCCAATGGCATTAAACAATTCCAAGTCAAATTCCACATAGGAGTATCTCTCTAATCATCGCTCCTAATTAACAATGCTACCCAGCTCGTTGATAATTAAGTATATATTGCGTATTACGTGATGACGGACGCAAAATTATCCAGACAGCtcgctagagagagagagagagagagagagagagagagagagagagatctacaCTATGCTAATCAATTCAAGGGACTTTATCCGTTTCAAAAACAAAATTCAAGGGACATTTCTACTTGCACAGATTAGGTAATTTCCCGTTTGATACGCCATGAGTGCACTGAAACGCGGGGCCTACAATAGGTTGCTATGTGACTGATGTAGTTCATAAATTCACAGACATGGGAAATTAAAGGCCCGTACAGAGCAGCATGTACCGGCACCCAATTGCATTACTACTACCTACGCCGTCCTTTTTCCGCTCGATCTAAATTTTGATGCGCCTTAACTAATTTAAAATAAATATGCTgttaatcttcttcttcttcttcttcttcttcttcttcttcttcttcactaatTTACAAGAGAGTTATACTGAGCTTCCAACGCAAGCAACTTCGCTGATCGGGGTAGATACCCATGGCCCCAGCAGGTCTAGTAGAGAAATATATAGGCCGCCCGTGCATGTCTCACCCCATAGTGATTTTAATTAATACAGTATGTGCATTCATGGCAGAGTCGATCGAATTGGTAGTTGTTCTTCCACCAAAATACGTTGTCGGTGCGGTCACTCCAGCTTGATCTTCCGATGATCCACAAAGCTCGGCAGTAAAAACCGACAGTGTGCATATTCTCACGAATTGGCCGTGTAGCGTCCTACGAAAAGGGCTTTAGCTTCTCCCGGAAGAACAAAGAATGGGCCTATTCGGCTTTTCTCGTGTCAATCAAAGCTAATTGCGCAAGCCCCCCACACAGAATAGTTGGACAAAAGCGGCCCAAATCGAAGCAAATCGGATGGTTTGTGGCTTCCCTTTTACATCTGGCCATGGACAAAAGGGCCGGCGTCAGCTCTCTGTTTGTCCCGTCACTTGGGACGACTCGTCGAATCCGGCCAAATGCACCGTGTCAGTACTGCAGTAGAACAAGGCTGAAACATCACGTAGCAGTATATGAACATCGAATTAAGTAGGATTTGTGATCTCCACACGACCGATTAGAGTAGGAACGGTTGACCTGTCTCCTGCAATTTCGCATAATACGGACAACTGAAACGATCCAGATGTGCAATTGCAGTGCAGAAAGACGAGCATAGTCAAAAATGCAAAGCGAAAGATGGTGAGATGAACGACAAAAGTTGGGTGGAGAAACTGTGAGGGCCATTCACATTCCTGCTTCCTGTGATGGCGAAACCAGCAGTATTTTTTACCTTCCAGTTCTCCATCCCCGCTGCGCTGCCTACGGCGGCAGTATGGCGTAGCATAGCTCCCCGTCGCCACGCCCACGCACCCGCACCCCAAAACCCATAAAAGGCTCGAGACCGCGGCCAGCTACCGAGCCTTAAACACGCGTTCTCTCCTCCTGCCTCTCCGCCATGGACTCCctcccgccgcccgcgccaccgtaCGCCGGGGACCCCCTCGCCGTCACCATCCCCCCGCCGCCATTgccgtcgccgcctccgccgccttccTCCTCGCTCAACCTCTCCCCGTCGCTCCTCATCATCGCGGCCCTCCTCGCCTTCGTCTTCTGCGCCTCCATCTCCATCcacttcctcctccgctgcctctcctcGCGGCAAACATCCTCTCCGTCGCCGAGCGCTGTCTCCAGGGGACTCGGCGCCTCCTCCCGCTCCGACGCCGAGGCGGCCGCCCCTTCGGCGACACCCGCGGCGGgcccggcggcagcggcagcggcaggggGCGAGGTGGTCGACGACGAGAAGGAGCGGCTGATCGCGTCACTTCCGCTCTTCACGATGGCGTCGGCGCTGGCGGCGCTGCCCAAGAGCTCCCCGGACTGCGCCGTCTGCCTGTCGCCGTTCGTGCCCGACGCCGAGCTGCGGCTGCTCCCGGCGTGCCGGCACGCGTTCCACGCCGCCTGCGTCGACGCGTGGCTCCGCAACACGCCGTCGTGCCCGCTCTGCCGCGCCGCCATCTCGCTGCCGCACCCGCCTCTCCCCACCGCCTACaccgccgccgcgcagcaggagcCGTTGGACGCGAGGAGCAGCAGCAACGCGTCCAGGAGCTTCCGCGTCGAGATCGGCAGCGTGAGCAACCGACGCTCGTCCGCCGCGGGGGACGACCGCCGCACATACTCCCTCGGCTCCTTCGACTACCGCGTGGACGAGGAGGTGGAGGCCGTGGTGGCGCGCATCGCGCGCCCCGCGGCGGCGGCCAAGTCGGCGGTGGCCGGGCAGCGCGCCGCGCCGCAGGGCCCGGGCGAGGcgctggcggaggcggcggggtcgcGCGGGTGGCTCCGGGAGTACGTGGACCGGCTGGCCTCCTCGGCGTCGTCCCTCTCCGGGCGGTGGAGCGCGCGGTGGAGCCAGAGCCACCACAGCCACCGGCAGGAGGACTCGTGGCGGTGGGAccccgaggcggcggccatggcggcgccgCGGGCGGCGGACGAGGACGAGGCGGGCCTCATGGGCCTGTACCGCTGGATCGTAGGCGTATAATAGGAGGATTATAATTAGCCCGTCTGTAATTTCGGACCCTGAAGTTTTTTTTGTCGACTTCCATATTATATGAGGACTCTGCTGTACGTAAAAATAGAATTGGCCCCAGAAGCAGAACCAGATGATGAGCTTGGATCGAAGCTTCCGTTGATTTGGGCTGcgccgtcgtcgtcttcctcgATCCATTCTCCTCCAGAATTTTGGCGCTCCGGTCCGGTGGCCGATGGAGCTCAGATGGTGAGCAGGTGGCAGGAAGCCGTGCGTGCAGCTACGTGTTTGTCTATCCTTTTCCGGGGAGTGGTGCGCGTGTGGTTGTCAACTATGCGGATCCACGGCCGTAGTGCGCGCGCAGACTCGCAGTCAAGCGTGCTCAGTCCGTGGATGGCCATGGGCCAGCTGTGAGTTTAGGTCAGGGTTTGTGATCATTTCTTGCTTCTGCGAATTCTACGGCTCCCAAGTTGATCCCAAATCGAATCAAAGTGGATACATTTCTACCCAAGATCACTGCTTATAGAACGGTGTGGTAactttcctggggggggggggggggggggggaatcactACATGGTCCGTCTCTTTGCATTTTTTTACCGTGGCATACTTTCTTTGTCGTGTGATCGTATCATCTCGTTGCACCTAGGCATCTCTGACCGAACTCCTAAAATTTTATCCCTCAAAGCTCAACTCATCAAATTTGCCAATTCTTCTATCTTTTGATTTGCATATTCCATTTCAATTGAGGAGTTAAAAAGGGATAAAATTCTTGTATCTTCTACCGTGGCATATTCCATTTCAATTGAGTAGTCAAAGTCATAAAACTTAACTCTCTAAACAAAATTCTTTGCCAATTCTTCTATCTTTCGATTTGCATACTCCATTTCAATTGAGTAGTCATTTGCGCAGAGATTACGTCCAAACTTGTTAATTTAGGTTCACACAATTCAACAATATTACAAAATTAACTATTCAAATTCAAACACACGAAAGGGTTCGAATGAAGTATTAGTCTGAATAACAAGCATGGTAAAAGCACACCAATCAAGTGCTATGAAGTGCTCACAAGGGCTCAACACGATCATCTTAAAGCTAGGTATGAACTTCTTGGTTCTCGATACTCCGTTGCGCTACGAGGAATCCTTGTGTCATGTT encodes the following:
- the LOC123141660 gene encoding E3 ubiquitin-protein ligase ATL4, which codes for MDSLPPPAPPYAGDPLAVTIPPPPLPSPPPPPSSSLNLSPSLLIIAALLAFVFCASISIHFLLRCLSSRQTSSPSPSAVSRGLGASSRSDAEAAAPSATPAAGPAAAAAAGGEVVDDEKERLIASLPLFTMASALAALPKSSPDCAVCLSPFVPDAELRLLPACRHAFHAACVDAWLRNTPSCPLCRAAISLPHPPLPTAYTAAAQQEPLDARSSSNASRSFRVEIGSVSNRRSSAAGDDRRTYSLGSFDYRVDEEVEAVVARIARPAAAAKSAVAGQRAAPQGPGEALAEAAGSRGWLREYVDRLASSASSLSGRWSARWSQSHHSHRQEDSWRWDPEAAAMAAPRAADEDEAGLMGLYRWIVGV